Proteins encoded by one window of Cyanobium sp. NS01:
- a CDS encoding NAD(P)H-binding protein has protein sequence MQVLVVGATGTLGRQVARRALDAGHQVRCVVRSPRKAAFLQEWGCELTRGDLLEPDSLDYALEGQEAVIDAATARATDPGSAYDIDWGGKQNLFAACSRAGVKRLVFVSLLDAARHREVPLMDIKACTEEWLEASDFDYTILRGVAFMQGLISQFAIPVLEGQTVWVSGSPTPIAYMNTQDMARFAVAALERPETVRRAFPVVGPRAWITGEITQLCERFTGKDARVFRVPPALLSMMRGLTSFFEASLNVAERLAFDAVTGGGVKLDAPMEESYAAFGLDPGETTGLESYLKEYYDTILKRLREMEADLDKDAKKKLPF, from the coding sequence ATGCAGGTCTTGGTGGTGGGCGCAACGGGCACCTTGGGCCGCCAGGTTGCTCGCCGGGCCCTCGATGCCGGCCACCAGGTGCGCTGCGTGGTGCGCTCGCCGCGCAAGGCTGCCTTCCTGCAGGAGTGGGGCTGTGAACTCACCCGCGGCGACCTGCTCGAACCCGACAGCCTCGACTACGCCCTGGAAGGCCAGGAGGCCGTGATCGATGCGGCCACCGCCCGGGCCACCGATCCCGGCAGCGCCTACGACATCGACTGGGGTGGCAAGCAGAACCTCTTCGCTGCCTGCTCCCGCGCTGGCGTCAAACGGCTCGTGTTCGTGTCGCTGCTGGATGCGGCCCGCCACCGCGAGGTGCCGCTGATGGACATCAAGGCCTGCACGGAGGAATGGCTGGAGGCCTCTGATTTCGACTACACGATCCTGCGCGGCGTGGCGTTCATGCAGGGGTTGATCAGCCAGTTCGCGATCCCCGTGCTGGAGGGGCAGACCGTTTGGGTGAGCGGATCGCCTACGCCGATCGCCTACATGAACACCCAGGACATGGCCCGCTTCGCGGTGGCCGCCCTCGAACGCCCCGAAACGGTGCGCCGGGCCTTCCCGGTGGTGGGTCCGCGGGCCTGGATCACCGGCGAGATCACCCAGCTTTGTGAACGGTTCACCGGCAAGGATGCGCGGGTGTTCCGGGTGCCGCCGGCTCTGCTCTCGATGATGCGGGGCCTCACCAGCTTCTTCGAGGCCAGCCTCAACGTGGCTGAGCGGCTCGCCTTCGATGCCGTCACCGGCGGTGGCGTGAAGCTCGATGCGCCCATGGAGGAGAGCTACGCGGCCTTTGGCCTCGACCCCGGCGAGACCACGGGGCTGGAGAGCTACCTCAAGGAGTATTACGACACCATCCTCAAGCGGCTGCGGGAGATGGAGGCCGACCTCGACAAGGACGCCAAGAAGAAGCTGCCGTTCTGA
- the infA gene encoding translation initiation factor IF-1, which yields MIETSGVIEKEQGNGFYLVTLEQPSGHQCLCRAAGKLTKFRIKLLAGDKVLVEISPYDLTRGRITYRERNAGATGPRAGGNRPGGPRRR from the coding sequence ATGATTGAGACCTCCGGTGTGATTGAGAAGGAACAGGGCAACGGGTTCTACCTGGTGACCCTGGAGCAGCCCTCTGGTCACCAGTGCCTGTGCAGGGCGGCAGGCAAGCTCACCAAGTTCCGGATCAAGCTGCTGGCGGGCGACAAGGTGCTGGTGGAGATCAGCCCCTACGACCTCACCCGCGGCCGCATCACTTACCGGGAGCGCAACGCCGGAGCCACTGGCCCCCGGGCAGGCGGCAACCGCCCCGGCGGCCCCCGGCGCCGCTGA
- a CDS encoding photosystem I assembly protein Ycf4, protein MTTAANPEGFTTGTSDLLEQPVLGSRRPSNLLMAVAVSLGGVGFLLTSLSSYLARDLLPIGHPAELVFVPQGLVMGLYGTAAVLLATYLWTVIGLDVGAGSNRFDRRAGTATIRRQAFRQLIDVEIRLRDIQAVKVEVRDGLNPRRRLALKLQGRRDLPLTRVGEPMALADLEQSGAQLARFLGVPLEGV, encoded by the coding sequence GTGACGACCGCTGCCAATCCCGAGGGCTTCACCACGGGGACCTCCGATCTGCTGGAGCAACCGGTGCTCGGCTCCCGCCGCCCTTCGAATCTGCTGATGGCCGTGGCGGTGAGCCTCGGCGGCGTGGGCTTTCTGCTCACCAGTCTCTCCAGTTACCTGGCCCGGGACCTGCTGCCCATCGGCCACCCCGCCGAACTGGTCTTCGTGCCCCAGGGGCTGGTGATGGGCCTTTACGGCACGGCGGCCGTGCTGCTGGCCACCTACCTCTGGACCGTGATCGGCCTCGACGTGGGCGCCGGCAGCAACCGCTTCGACCGCCGCGCCGGCACCGCCACGATTCGCCGCCAGGCCTTTCGCCAGCTGATCGACGTGGAGATCCGGCTGCGGGACATCCAGGCGGTGAAGGTGGAGGTGCGCGATGGCCTCAACCCGCGCCGCCGCCTGGCCCTGAAGCTGCAGGGCCGCCGCGATCTGCCCCTCACCCGGGTGGGCGAGCCCATGGCCCTGGCCGATCTGGAACAGTCCGGAGCCCAGTTGGCCCGCTTCCTGGGGGTGCCCCTGGAGGGCGTATGA
- a CDS encoding YcgJ family protein, which produces MTVRSLSLRLSSTAAVAAASAGLGLLAGAAPAAAMPRWLSSPEAGVVCDQRAQTCFSSKGVSLEETRRQFGSQAARRLQTSLIGRPVPQEFQLTDGSLCSLRAETCWERGSDRQRVERELTRVLFGRVSRNDREVTTYEGRCTLAQGSRLLHDGDCSLRLVERSNGVTRYVVTQPDGRRFNFSDRSGRLEVRDATGTSPVTFIDHGYTGVFRWRNLTLVATRENRGLRRGRSSSDGIGELFSDR; this is translated from the coding sequence ATGACCGTGCGATCCCTCAGCCTGCGTCTCAGCAGCACCGCCGCCGTTGCCGCCGCCAGCGCGGGCCTTGGCTTGCTGGCGGGCGCCGCACCGGCGGCGGCCATGCCCCGCTGGCTCTCCAGCCCGGAGGCTGGGGTGGTCTGCGATCAACGCGCCCAGACCTGCTTCAGCAGCAAAGGCGTCTCGTTGGAGGAGACCAGGCGCCAGTTCGGCAGCCAGGCGGCCCGGCGCCTGCAGACCTCCCTGATCGGCCGGCCCGTTCCCCAGGAGTTCCAGCTCACCGATGGCAGCCTCTGCAGCCTGCGCGCCGAAACCTGCTGGGAGCGGGGCTCAGATCGCCAGCGGGTCGAGCGTGAACTGACCCGCGTGCTGTTCGGCCGGGTGTCGCGGAATGACCGCGAGGTGACCACCTACGAGGGCCGCTGCACCCTGGCGCAAGGCTCCCGCCTGCTCCACGACGGCGACTGCTCCCTGCGCCTGGTGGAGCGCAGCAATGGCGTCACCCGCTACGTGGTGACCCAGCCGGATGGACGGCGCTTCAACTTCAGCGACCGCAGCGGACGGCTGGAGGTGCGCGATGCCACCGGCACCTCGCCGGTGACCTTCATCGACCACGGCTACACAGGCGTGTTCCGCTGGCGCAACCTCACCCTGGTGGCCACCCGCGAGAACCGCGGCCTGCGGCGCGGCCGCAGCTCCAGCGACGGCATCGGCGAGCTGTTCAGCGATCGTTGA
- a CDS encoding peptidylprolyl isomerase has protein sequence MSGLSRRLATRLAMAALLMLTPLVLAACTPSGSSSTPQGCATATTPCLEGPATVTLQTSRGEVQLQLDGDAAPLSAGNFVDLVQRGVYDGTVFHRVVRDPTPFVVQGGDPASANPVVPPNQYGSGSYVDPASGEARLIPLELKLSEEPAPRYGETITAPGVTRQLALAHQRGAVAMARSADPNSASAQFYVALQALPELDGRYAVFGRVSQGMEVVDRIQQGDKIVKASVASGGKLVKPGS, from the coding sequence ATGAGCGGCCTCTCCCGCCGCCTGGCCACCCGGCTGGCCATGGCTGCCCTGCTGATGCTCACCCCCCTGGTGCTGGCCGCCTGCACCCCGAGCGGTTCCAGCTCGACCCCCCAGGGCTGCGCCACCGCCACCACGCCCTGCCTGGAGGGTCCAGCCACGGTGACCCTGCAGACCAGCCGGGGTGAGGTGCAGCTGCAGCTCGACGGCGACGCAGCGCCCCTCAGCGCCGGCAATTTCGTGGATCTGGTGCAGCGCGGTGTCTACGACGGCACCGTGTTTCACCGGGTGGTGCGCGACCCCACGCCCTTCGTGGTGCAGGGCGGCGATCCGGCCAGTGCCAACCCCGTGGTGCCTCCCAACCAGTACGGCAGCGGCAGCTATGTGGACCCCGCCAGTGGTGAGGCGCGGCTGATTCCGCTGGAGCTCAAGCTCAGCGAGGAGCCTGCCCCCCGCTATGGCGAGACGATCACCGCCCCCGGCGTGACCCGTCAGCTGGCGCTGGCCCACCAGCGCGGTGCGGTGGCGATGGCCCGCTCCGCTGATCCCAACTCGGCCAGCGCCCAGTTCTACGTGGCCCTGCAGGCCCTGCCCGAGCTCGATGGCCGCTACGCCGTGTTCGGCCGGGTGAGCCAGGGCATGGAGGTGGTCGACCGCATCCAGCAGGGCGACAAGATCGTCAAGGCCAGCGTGGCCTCAGGCGGCAAGCTGGTGAAGCCAGGCTCCTAG
- the psbC gene encoding photosystem II reaction center protein CP43, with the protein METPFNSGLVGVGGKDLDSTGYAWWAGNARLINLSGRLLGAHVAHAGLMVFWAGAMMLFEVSHFTFDKPMYEQGLILFPHVATLGYGVGPGGEVTNLYPFFVVGVLHLISSAVLGVGGLYHALRGPEILENYSNFFSQDWRDKNQMTNIIGYHLILLGVGCLLLVFKAMFFGGVYDTWAPGGGDVRLITNPTLNPGVIFGYLTRAPFGGEGWIIGVDSMEDIIGGHIWLGLICIFGGIWHVITKPFGWVRRAFIWNGEAYLSYSLGALSFMSFIASAFIWFNNTAYPSEFYGPTNAESSQAQSFTFLVRDQRLGANIGSAMGPTGLGKYLMRSPTGEIIFGGETMRFWDFRGPWLEPLRGPNGLSLDKLQNDIQPWQVRRAAEYMTHAPNASLNSVGGIITEPNSVNFVNIRQWLASTQFVLAFFFLVGHLWHAGRARAAAAGFEKGIDRQAEPTLAMPDLD; encoded by the coding sequence GTGGAAACGCCCTTTAATTCCGGGCTGGTGGGTGTCGGGGGCAAGGACCTCGACTCCACCGGTTACGCCTGGTGGGCGGGTAACGCCCGCCTGATCAATCTCTCCGGCCGCCTGCTCGGCGCCCATGTGGCCCACGCCGGCCTGATGGTCTTCTGGGCCGGAGCCATGATGCTGTTCGAGGTGAGCCACTTCACCTTCGACAAGCCCATGTACGAACAGGGTCTGATCCTGTTCCCCCACGTCGCCACCCTCGGTTACGGCGTCGGCCCTGGCGGTGAGGTCACCAACCTCTATCCGTTCTTTGTTGTGGGCGTGCTCCACCTGATCAGCTCGGCCGTGCTCGGCGTGGGCGGTCTGTATCACGCTCTGCGCGGCCCTGAGATCCTGGAGAACTACTCCAACTTTTTCTCCCAGGACTGGCGCGACAAGAACCAGATGACCAACATCATCGGCTACCACCTCATCCTCCTGGGTGTGGGCTGCTTGCTGCTGGTGTTCAAGGCCATGTTCTTCGGCGGCGTCTACGACACCTGGGCTCCCGGTGGCGGTGACGTGCGCCTGATCACCAACCCCACCCTGAATCCGGGTGTGATCTTCGGCTACCTCACCCGCGCCCCCTTTGGTGGTGAGGGCTGGATCATCGGTGTCGACTCCATGGAGGACATCATCGGCGGCCACATCTGGCTGGGCCTGATCTGCATCTTCGGTGGCATCTGGCACGTGATCACCAAGCCCTTCGGCTGGGTGCGTCGCGCCTTCATCTGGAACGGTGAGGCCTATCTGAGCTACAGCCTCGGCGCCCTGAGCTTCATGAGCTTCATCGCCTCGGCCTTCATCTGGTTCAACAACACCGCCTACCCCTCCGAGTTCTACGGCCCCACCAACGCCGAGTCCTCCCAGGCCCAGAGCTTCACCTTCCTGGTGCGTGACCAGCGCCTCGGAGCCAACATCGGTTCGGCCATGGGCCCCACCGGTCTGGGCAAATACCTGATGCGCTCCCCCACCGGCGAGATCATCTTCGGTGGTGAAACCATGCGTTTCTGGGACTTCCGCGGCCCCTGGCTGGAGCCGCTTCGCGGCCCCAACGGCCTCAGCCTCGACAAGCTCCAGAACGACATTCAGCCCTGGCAGGTGCGCCGGGCGGCTGAATACATGACCCACGCCCCCAATGCCTCCCTCAACTCCGTGGGCGGCATCATCACCGAGCCCAACTCGGTGAACTTCGTGAACATCCGCCAGTGGCTGGCCTCCACGCAATTCGTGCTGGCTTTCTTCTTCCTGGTGGGTCACCTCTGGCATGCCGGCCGCGCCCGCGCCGCCGCTGCCGGTTTCGAGAAGGGCATCGACCGTCAGGCCGAGCCCACCCTGGCCATGCCCGACCTCGACTGA
- the petM gene encoding cytochrome b6-f complex subunit PetM produces the protein MASEIFGIAALFWVLIPVGLAGGALLLRFADED, from the coding sequence ATGGCCTCGGAGATCTTCGGTATCGCAGCCCTGTTCTGGGTGCTGATCCCGGTGGGCCTGGCCGGCGGCGCCCTGCTGCTGCGCTTCGCCGACGAAGACTGA
- the ilvN gene encoding acetolactate synthase small subunit, producing MKHTLSVLVEDESGALSRISGLFARRGFNIESLAVGPAEGGGMSRLTMVVEGDDRTLAQMTKQLDKLVNVLGVIDLSQLPSVERELMLLKVAAPAHNRGAILDLVQVFRANVVDVADEALTLEVVGDPGKLVALEQVMAPYGILEIARTGKVALERSSGVNTAFLRVTASNKRVPA from the coding sequence ATGAAGCACACCCTCTCGGTGCTGGTGGAAGACGAATCCGGGGCCCTCAGCCGCATCTCCGGCCTGTTCGCCCGCCGCGGCTTCAACATCGAGAGCCTGGCCGTGGGGCCGGCCGAAGGCGGTGGGATGTCCCGCCTCACCATGGTGGTGGAGGGCGACGACCGCACCCTGGCCCAGATGACCAAGCAGCTCGACAAGCTGGTCAACGTGCTGGGTGTGATCGACCTCTCCCAGCTCCCCTCGGTGGAGCGGGAGCTGATGCTGCTCAAGGTGGCCGCCCCGGCCCACAACCGCGGCGCCATCCTCGACCTGGTGCAGGTGTTCCGCGCCAATGTGGTGGATGTGGCCGATGAGGCCCTCACCCTCGAGGTGGTGGGTGATCCCGGCAAGCTGGTGGCTCTCGAGCAGGTGATGGCCCCCTACGGCATCCTCGAGATCGCCCGCACCGGCAAGGTGGCCCTGGAGCGGTCCTCCGGTGTGAACACCGCCTTCCTGCGGGTCACCGCGTCCAACAAGCGGGTGCCCGCCTGA
- a CDS encoding alpha/beta fold hydrolase: MGTILAAGASQLHGQRHRQRQVRPTFELRSMAQAAAAPPLSSRPAEALPHSGLAPRSASPGTGTDWGEHGTWVWRGLAVHWRQLDPPAALIQHQGGVRGAVLLLHGFGAASGHWRRNAAALAAEGWVVYALDLIGFGASEQPGPGLLPAGRLDNRLWARQVQAFLQEVVGGPAVLVGHSLGALVATSCATFFPRWVRGVVAATLPDPALMGRSRPRPPRRRPWRRRLKRRVVVLLCRLLPLELLVPLLAHSPLLALGIQLSYAIPVIGDQELRRLFATPARRPSAVRSLRTMSIAMALRPHGATAPSMLPRLRRPLLLVWGTRDQLVPIQVGEALQRLRPDLPLLSLEGCGHCLHDEAPEPFHAAVIPWLHQLSLSPVAGEP; encoded by the coding sequence GTGGGGACCATCCTGGCGGCTGGGGCATCCCAGCTCCACGGCCAGCGCCACCGCCAGCGCCAGGTGCGGCCTACGTTTGAACTCCGCTCGATGGCCCAGGCGGCCGCCGCACCTCCCTTGTCTTCCCGCCCGGCTGAGGCACTGCCGCATTCAGGGCTGGCCCCCCGTTCAGCTTCGCCCGGCACAGGGACGGACTGGGGGGAGCACGGCACCTGGGTCTGGCGTGGTCTGGCGGTGCACTGGCGCCAGCTCGACCCCCCCGCTGCCCTGATCCAGCACCAGGGAGGTGTGCGGGGAGCGGTGCTGCTGCTGCATGGCTTCGGGGCCGCCAGTGGCCACTGGCGGCGCAACGCAGCCGCCCTGGCCGCCGAAGGCTGGGTGGTGTATGCCCTCGACCTGATCGGCTTCGGCGCCTCCGAGCAGCCCGGCCCTGGCCTGCTTCCCGCCGGGCGGCTCGACAACCGCCTCTGGGCGCGGCAGGTGCAGGCCTTCCTGCAGGAGGTGGTGGGCGGGCCGGCGGTGCTGGTGGGCCATTCCCTCGGCGCTCTGGTGGCCACCAGCTGTGCCACCTTCTTCCCGCGCTGGGTGCGGGGCGTGGTGGCCGCCACCCTGCCCGACCCGGCCCTGATGGGCCGCAGCCGGCCGCGCCCGCCGCGGCGGCGTCCCTGGCGCCGCCGCCTCAAGCGACGGGTGGTGGTGCTGCTCTGCCGGCTCTTGCCCCTGGAGCTGCTGGTACCGCTGCTGGCCCACTCGCCCCTGCTGGCCCTCGGCATCCAGCTCTCCTATGCCATCCCGGTGATCGGCGACCAGGAGCTGAGACGCCTGTTCGCCACCCCCGCCCGCCGGCCCAGTGCCGTGCGCAGCCTGCGCACCATGAGCATCGCCATGGCCCTGCGCCCCCATGGCGCCACGGCTCCTTCGATGCTGCCGCGCCTGCGGCGGCCCCTGCTGCTGGTCTGGGGAACGCGCGACCAGCTCGTGCCGATCCAGGTGGGGGAGGCCCTGCAGCGGTTACGCCCCGACCTGCCGCTGCTCTCCCTGGAGGGCTGTGGCCACTGCCTCCATGACGAGGCCCCCGAGCCCTTCCACGCCGCCGTGATTCCCTGGCTGCACCAGCTGAGCCTCAGCCCCGTGGCGGGCGAGCCCTGA
- the psbD gene encoding photosystem II D2 protein (photosystem q(a) protein) has translation MTIAAGRLPQRGWFDVLDDWLKRDRFVFVGWSGLLLFPTAYLALGGWLTGTTFATSWYTHGIASSYLEGCNFLTAAVSTPADAMGHSLLLLWGPEAQGDFVRWVQLGGLWPFVALHGAFSLIGFMLRQFEIARLVGIRPYNAIAFSGPIAVFVSVFLMYPLGQSSWFFAPSFGVAAIFRFLLFLQGFHNWTLNPFHMMGVAGILGGALLCAIHGATVENTLFEDGEQSNTFKAFEPTQEEETYSMVTANRFWSQIFGIAFSNKRWLHFFMLFVPVMGLWTSSIGIIGLALNLRAYDFVSQEIRAAEDPEFETFYTKNILLNEGIRAWMAPADQPHENFVFPEEVLPRGNAL, from the coding sequence ATGACGATCGCTGCAGGACGCTTGCCGCAGCGGGGATGGTTCGACGTCCTCGATGACTGGCTCAAGCGCGACCGCTTTGTCTTTGTTGGGTGGTCTGGTCTGCTCCTGTTCCCCACGGCCTACCTGGCCCTGGGTGGCTGGCTCACCGGCACCACCTTCGCCACCTCCTGGTACACCCACGGGATTGCCAGCTCCTATCTCGAGGGCTGCAACTTCCTCACCGCCGCCGTCAGCACCCCCGCTGACGCCATGGGCCACAGCCTGCTGCTGCTCTGGGGCCCTGAGGCCCAGGGCGACTTCGTGCGCTGGGTGCAGCTCGGCGGCCTCTGGCCGTTCGTGGCCCTGCACGGTGCCTTCTCCCTGATCGGCTTCATGCTGCGTCAGTTCGAGATCGCCCGCCTGGTGGGCATCCGCCCCTACAACGCCATCGCCTTCTCGGGCCCGATCGCGGTGTTCGTCAGCGTCTTCCTGATGTACCCCCTGGGCCAGAGCAGCTGGTTCTTTGCACCCAGCTTCGGCGTGGCCGCCATCTTCCGCTTCCTGCTGTTCCTGCAGGGCTTCCACAACTGGACCCTCAACCCCTTCCACATGATGGGTGTGGCCGGGATCCTGGGCGGTGCCCTGCTCTGTGCCATCCACGGCGCCACGGTGGAGAACACCCTGTTCGAGGACGGGGAGCAGTCGAACACCTTCAAGGCGTTCGAGCCCACCCAGGAAGAGGAGACCTACTCGATGGTGACGGCCAACCGCTTCTGGAGCCAGATCTTCGGGATCGCCTTCTCCAACAAGCGCTGGCTGCACTTCTTCATGCTGTTCGTGCCGGTGATGGGTCTGTGGACCAGCAGCATCGGCATCATCGGCCTGGCGCTGAACCTGCGGGCCTACGACTTCGTGTCGCAGGAGATCCGCGCCGCTGAGGACCCCGAGTTCGAGACCTTCTACACGAAGAACATTCTTCTGAATGAAGGCATCCGCGCCTGGATGGCGCCGGCTGACCAGCCGCATGAAAACTTCGTCTTCCCTGAAGAGGTACTGCCCCGTGGAAACGCCCTTTAA
- a CDS encoding N2,N2-dimethylguanosine tRNA methyltransferase produces the protein MRSVTADPAPEAYREGGVSLQLGQGFFRPESRPSRDLGVLLCRSLVACREGLGANPPVRVLDLMAGCGIRSLRLAVEGGAASVWANDADPGRLPLLRANLASLAALPHRCTALTAQKLLAACLLRQQRFELVDLDAFGSVAGLLPLALEAVAFEGVLYLASSDGRSPTGHDRPAAIRSLGAAARAHPASWELALRLQIGQVARLAWAQGWGIEPLFSFSEGRTFRTAIQLRRRPRVGEEQQLGLLAHCHGCGDQQLQSLLKLRGWPPCLCPEDPQQRQGGRPLAISGPLWLGPLQNGVWLERLHQAALALPTGWQAPASQRLLQVLMADPGLPARCWPMAELSRRLPTGTPRLAGLLEALRQEGWCAHRSGVMAGMLRSDAPWARILELAAALAPPGPN, from the coding sequence ATGAGGTCGGTCACGGCCGATCCAGCGCCGGAGGCCTACCGCGAAGGCGGTGTGAGCCTGCAGTTGGGCCAGGGATTCTTCAGGCCTGAATCGCGGCCCAGCCGCGACCTGGGCGTGCTGCTCTGCCGCAGCCTGGTGGCCTGCCGGGAGGGCCTTGGCGCCAACCCGCCGGTGCGGGTGCTCGATCTGATGGCCGGCTGTGGCATTCGCAGCCTGCGCCTGGCCGTGGAGGGAGGGGCGGCCTCGGTGTGGGCCAATGACGCCGATCCCGGGCGCCTGCCCCTGCTGCGTGCCAACCTCGCCAGCCTGGCCGCCTTGCCCCATCGCTGCACGGCCCTCACGGCCCAGAAGCTGCTGGCGGCATGCCTGCTGCGGCAGCAGCGCTTCGAGCTGGTGGACCTCGATGCCTTCGGCTCGGTGGCGGGCCTGCTGCCCCTCGCCCTGGAGGCCGTGGCCTTCGAGGGGGTGCTGTATCTGGCCAGCAGCGATGGCCGCTCCCCAACCGGCCACGACCGTCCGGCCGCCATCCGCTCCCTGGGGGCGGCGGCCCGGGCGCACCCGGCCAGCTGGGAGCTGGCGCTGCGGCTGCAGATCGGCCAGGTGGCGCGTCTCGCCTGGGCCCAGGGATGGGGCATTGAGCCCCTGTTCAGCTTCAGCGAGGGGCGCACCTTCCGCACGGCGATCCAGTTGCGTCGCCGGCCCCGGGTCGGCGAGGAGCAACAGCTGGGGCTCCTGGCCCACTGCCATGGCTGCGGCGACCAGCAGCTGCAGAGCCTGCTGAAGCTGCGAGGCTGGCCGCCCTGCCTCTGCCCTGAGGATCCCCAGCAGCGCCAGGGGGGGCGCCCGCTGGCGATTTCCGGCCCTCTCTGGCTCGGACCACTGCAGAACGGGGTCTGGCTGGAGCGCCTGCACCAGGCCGCCCTGGCGCTGCCTACCGGCTGGCAGGCGCCAGCCAGCCAGCGGTTGTTGCAGGTGCTGATGGCCGACCCGGGCCTGCCGGCTCGCTGCTGGCCGATGGCGGAGCTGAGCCGCCGCCTTCCCACGGGTACCCCCCGGCTGGCCGGCCTGCTGGAAGCCCTGCGCCAGGAGGGCTGGTGCGCCCACCGCAGCGGTGTGATGGCCGGCATGCTGCGCAGCGATGCCCCCTGGGCCCGGATCCTGGAGCTGGCGGCGGCGCTGGCACCGCCAGGTCCGAACTGA
- a CDS encoding pseudouridine synthase has product MTTLLFHKPYGVLSQFSPEPGSRWRCLAEFIPVPRVYAAGRLDADSEGLLLLTDNGQLQRRLTDPSFGHWRSYWVQVEGQARDHAAALEQLRRGVLLQGQCTRPARVRLLADPALPARQPPIRQRARIPVSWLELQLQEGRNRQVRRMTALVGLPTLRLVRVGIDLMDGQEPLNLRDLAPGQWRPVTAVEQGRLNRLGRPSPGRGGRAGGGKSGRAGGGG; this is encoded by the coding sequence CTGACCACCCTTCTCTTCCATAAGCCCTACGGAGTGCTGAGCCAGTTCAGCCCCGAGCCCGGCAGCCGCTGGCGCTGCCTGGCGGAGTTCATCCCGGTGCCCAGGGTCTACGCCGCCGGCCGTCTCGATGCCGACAGTGAGGGCCTGTTGCTGCTCACCGACAACGGCCAGCTGCAGCGGCGTCTCACTGATCCCAGCTTTGGCCACTGGCGCAGCTACTGGGTTCAGGTGGAGGGCCAGGCCAGAGACCACGCCGCCGCCCTGGAGCAGCTGCGCCGAGGCGTGCTGCTCCAGGGACAGTGCACCAGGCCCGCCCGGGTGCGCTTACTGGCGGACCCCGCCCTGCCAGCGCGCCAGCCGCCGATCCGGCAGCGTGCCCGGATTCCAGTGAGCTGGCTGGAGCTGCAGTTGCAGGAGGGCCGCAACCGCCAGGTGCGGCGCATGACCGCCCTGGTGGGGCTGCCCACCCTGCGCCTGGTGCGGGTGGGCATCGACCTGATGGATGGCCAGGAGCCGCTCAATCTGCGCGATTTGGCCCCCGGCCAGTGGCGCCCGGTGACGGCTGTCGAGCAGGGGCGCCTGAACCGCCTGGGGCGGCCCTCACCCGGTCGGGGCGGCCGGGCCGGCGGCGGAAAATCGGGACGGGCTGGTGGCGGCGGATAA